The Hymenobacter oligotrophus genome has a window encoding:
- a CDS encoding zinc-dependent peptidase, with translation MSYLIGLALLAGIFFLIYRYVTSGSRQRAQALAQPFPEAWREILTERVAFYSALTDTEKLRFEKQVQLFLTQTRITGIKTRIDDNTRLLVAASAIIPIFGFRGGWEYDNLGEVLVFPDAWKLPTDKEQEVAPLEGTLLGSVQNFQTDHYMRLSKAALEQGFRDAKDKQNVGIHEFAHLLDEADGQIDGVPLLMLPRELVPQWKQLMQAEMEQIQAGKSSIGDYAGTSPAEFFAVVLEYFFEKPEQLESHHPELYQLLTRTFRQDPGMRFARFDPRRLLKKAPKRLGRNDPCPCGSGKKFKQCCQLEEVAELQS, from the coding sequence ATGAGTTACTTGATTGGCTTGGCCCTACTGGCCGGCATTTTCTTTCTGATTTACCGCTACGTCACCAGCGGCTCGCGGCAGCGCGCCCAAGCGTTGGCCCAACCTTTTCCGGAAGCATGGCGCGAAATTCTGACCGAGCGCGTGGCCTTTTACAGCGCCCTTACCGACACCGAAAAACTTCGCTTCGAAAAGCAAGTGCAGCTGTTTCTGACCCAAACGCGCATCACCGGCATCAAAACCCGCATCGACGACAACACCCGCCTGCTCGTGGCCGCTTCAGCCATCATTCCCATCTTCGGCTTTCGGGGTGGTTGGGAGTACGACAACCTAGGCGAAGTGCTGGTGTTCCCAGATGCCTGGAAACTGCCCACCGACAAAGAACAGGAAGTGGCGCCGCTCGAAGGCACGCTCCTCGGTTCGGTACAAAACTTCCAGACCGACCACTACATGCGCCTTTCCAAAGCCGCCTTGGAGCAGGGCTTTCGCGACGCGAAAGACAAGCAAAACGTGGGCATTCATGAGTTCGCGCACTTGCTCGACGAAGCCGACGGCCAAATCGACGGCGTACCGCTGCTGATGCTGCCCCGTGAGCTGGTACCGCAGTGGAAACAGCTGATGCAAGCCGAGATGGAGCAAATTCAGGCGGGCAAATCGAGCATCGGCGACTACGCCGGCACTTCGCCGGCCGAGTTCTTTGCCGTGGTGCTGGAGTACTTTTTCGAGAAGCCCGAACAGCTCGAAAGCCACCACCCCGAGCTGTACCAACTGCTCACGCGCACTTTCCGCCAGGACCCCGGCATGCGCTTCGCCCGCTTCGACCCGCGCCGCCTGCTAAAGAAAGCGCCCAAGCGCCTAGGCCGCAACGACCCATGCCCTTGTGGGTCGGGCAAGAAGTTCAAGCAGTGCTGCCAATTGGAGGAGGTAGCCGAGCTGCAGTCGTAG
- a CDS encoding alpha/beta hydrolase family protein, with translation MILRFIYLLLSGLLLLLSPVRAADNPTPPRSLDGLWKGPLKVPGGQLEVIFRLVKLTGGQYFATLDVPLQKVSHMAVHVDVRNDTVVFFAEEAASRFSGRLSPDGQQLTGQWHQPSYEVPMLLRYAPPATAPGGKVRLTPPYREEEVAFANAGAAVRLGGMLTVPPGPGPFPAVVLVPDAGPLDRDATVGEYRPMGALADYLTRRGIAVLRCDARGVASSEGTPNPTLAERVADVEAALNYLRTRREVDFARLGVLGHGEGGNVALLSATRALGPAFVVALAAAGLPGQEMAVAQQKRLLQSIGLEAAQVATVVQRQQLMLDVIRQTPDNQQAQAMVVNMLRQSNTALEPAAAQAAAAELTSPRYRFLLGFDPAPLLVAVKCPVLLLNGTADVSVDAETNLAALSKGLRGNHAVTVKKLPGVNHGFQSDPAEWPIVSGERRPVFSPVAQEQIRAWIIALQRK, from the coding sequence ATGATATTGCGTTTTATCTACCTGTTGCTAAGCGGGTTGTTGCTACTGCTGAGCCCTGTTCGGGCGGCCGACAACCCAACTCCTCCCCGCTCCCTCGACGGCCTGTGGAAAGGCCCGCTGAAAGTACCCGGCGGCCAGCTCGAAGTTATTTTCCGGTTGGTGAAGCTGACCGGTGGCCAGTACTTCGCCACCCTCGACGTACCGCTGCAGAAAGTAAGCCACATGGCCGTGCACGTAGACGTGCGCAACGACACCGTGGTGTTTTTTGCCGAAGAAGCAGCCTCGCGCTTTAGCGGCCGCCTCAGCCCCGACGGCCAGCAGCTAACCGGCCAGTGGCACCAACCCAGCTACGAGGTACCCATGTTGCTGCGCTACGCCCCGCCGGCCACCGCGCCCGGCGGCAAAGTGCGCCTCACGCCGCCCTACCGCGAAGAAGAAGTTGCCTTTGCCAACGCCGGTGCCGCCGTGCGCCTGGGCGGCATGCTTACGGTGCCCCCCGGCCCGGGCCCGTTTCCGGCGGTGGTGCTTGTGCCCGACGCCGGCCCCCTCGACCGCGACGCCACCGTGGGCGAATACCGCCCCATGGGCGCACTGGCCGACTACCTCACCCGCCGCGGCATTGCCGTGCTGCGCTGCGATGCCCGCGGCGTAGCCAGCTCCGAAGGCACGCCCAACCCCACCCTTGCCGAGCGGGTAGCCGATGTGGAGGCAGCCCTGAACTACCTGCGCACCCGCCGCGAAGTGGATTTTGCCCGCCTCGGCGTGCTTGGCCACGGCGAGGGCGGCAACGTGGCCTTGCTCTCGGCTACGCGCGCGTTGGGGCCGGCCTTTGTGGTAGCGCTGGCCGCCGCCGGCCTGCCTGGGCAGGAAATGGCAGTGGCCCAGCAAAAACGGCTGCTGCAGTCGATTGGGCTGGAGGCGGCCCAGGTGGCAACCGTGGTGCAGCGTCAGCAGCTTATGCTCGACGTGATCCGCCAAACGCCCGACAACCAACAGGCCCAGGCCATGGTGGTGAACATGCTGCGCCAGAGCAATACCGCCCTGGAGCCCGCCGCCGCCCAGGCCGCTGCCGCCGAGCTTACCTCGCCGCGGTACCGGTTCCTGCTTGGCTTCGACCCCGCCCCGCTGCTGGTAGCCGTTAAGTGCCCCGTGCTGCTGCTCAACGGCACCGCCGATGTAAGCGTGGATGCCGAAACCAACTTGGCAGCCCTAAGCAAAGGTCTGCGCGGCAACCACGCCGTAACGGTGAAAAAACTGCCGGGCGTAAACCACGGTTTTCAGTCCGACCCCGCCGAGTGGCCCATCGTATCGGGCGAGCGGCGGCCGGTGTTTTCGCCGGTGGCCCAGGAGCAAATCCGGGCCTGGATTATAGCCCTCCAGAGAAAGTAA
- a CDS encoding DUF6799 domain-containing protein, which yields MHKALLPYLLACQLILGLGASSHAQSAAPGGGYTAWFELRNNVLVLHSDGKSKPVSKSVTLLNGTRIDHQTRTATLADGKTVPLREGDQISLDGSIIPAGGSAAAPKPAAPAAQPAATAAAAPVAPAPEAPVAAPEPAKPAPARFAYEPAAPRNGKLKGVVELGSSGFNSFVVRVDADKHWKLERSEFGNSLVLENIATEEDVRRGLKTYIGQMLDYGVRGQDIHFVVSSGAMMADVTKRIVQSLKALGYVATTVTPEQEGVFGLHAVLPSSYAGRAFVVDLGSGNTKISWLQGLRPVSEDTYGAKYYQKNTPDATVASHVREQASKVPANQRSTCFIIGGFPYELAKAARQGQERYTVLRSATEYAQLTGAKNLAGLNIYQALQQATGCQEFVFDWDANFTIGYVLSLP from the coding sequence ATGCATAAAGCTTTACTTCCTTATTTGCTGGCTTGCCAGCTGATTCTTGGCCTGGGCGCCAGCAGCCACGCCCAATCCGCTGCCCCCGGCGGCGGGTACACCGCTTGGTTTGAGCTGCGCAACAACGTGCTGGTGCTGCACTCCGATGGCAAAAGCAAGCCCGTGAGCAAGAGCGTGACTCTGCTGAACGGCACCCGCATCGACCACCAAACCCGCACGGCCACCCTGGCCGATGGCAAAACCGTGCCGCTCCGCGAGGGCGACCAAATAAGCCTCGACGGCAGCATTATCCCTGCCGGAGGCAGCGCCGCAGCGCCCAAGCCCGCTGCGCCCGCGGCCCAACCCGCTGCAACGGCGGCGGCGGCTCCTGTTGCCCCAGCCCCCGAGGCGCCCGTAGCAGCGCCCGAGCCTGCCAAACCCGCTCCGGCGCGGTTTGCTTACGAGCCGGCCGCGCCGCGCAACGGCAAGCTCAAGGGCGTGGTTGAGTTGGGCTCAAGTGGCTTCAACTCGTTTGTGGTTCGTGTGGATGCCGACAAGCACTGGAAACTGGAACGCTCGGAGTTTGGCAACAGCTTGGTGCTCGAAAACATTGCCACCGAAGAGGACGTGCGCCGGGGCCTGAAAACCTACATCGGCCAGATGCTTGACTACGGCGTGCGCGGCCAGGACATTCACTTCGTGGTCAGCTCCGGCGCAATGATGGCCGACGTAACCAAACGCATCGTGCAGAGCCTTAAAGCCCTGGGCTACGTAGCCACCACCGTTACGCCCGAGCAGGAGGGCGTGTTTGGGCTGCACGCCGTGTTGCCGAGCAGCTACGCCGGCCGGGCGTTTGTCGTCGACCTAGGCTCGGGCAACACCAAAATATCGTGGCTGCAGGGCTTGCGCCCCGTAAGCGAAGACACCTACGGCGCCAAGTATTACCAGAAAAACACCCCCGACGCCACCGTGGCAAGCCACGTGCGCGAGCAAGCCAGCAAAGTGCCCGCAAACCAGCGCAGCACCTGCTTTATCATCGGCGGCTTTCCGTACGAGCTGGCCAAGGCCGCCCGCCAGGGCCAGGAGCGCTACACCGTGCTGCGTTCGGCCACGGAGTACGCGCAGCTAACCGGCGCCAAAAACTTGGCTGGCCTCAACATTTACCAGGCCTTGCAGCAAGCCACGGGGTGCCAGGAGTTTGTGTTCGATTGGGACGCAAACTTTACCATCGGCTACGTGCTGTCGTTGCCCTAG
- a CDS encoding DEAD/DEAH box helicase: MSDAPITPAPAAPDFTALGLAEPLQRALQELGYTQPTVIQEQVIPLVLAGQDIAGQAPTGSGKTAAYGLPLLQKLDLQLDAVQAIVLVPARELALQGRDELKRLGKYLPNLRVAAFYGGHGFQDEAKSLKQAPHVIVATPGRLFDHLDRRTFIPNKLQVLVIDETDKLLDLKFQEALANIVARLPRRRQTLLFSATMPDKVLDLVRKNLTRPRHIEAGDTGESLPESLTLLGYVGDAEKKPAALFHILQKPETGRALIFCNTRQRCEELARFLSSRGVAAEALHGKMPQPERDKALLKLRNGSALALVATDVAARGIDVQDLDTVIQFEIADKADTFQHRAGRTARAGATGTAHILATPAEQSQVQRWPLSKEVKWDKLHAPALPPAAKTIKPTTVTLHVSAGRKDKVSAHDLVGALVNVAGLQRDEVGRIEIFDHYSYITVPREASKAVQSSMAGARIKGQKVRVTEVR, encoded by the coding sequence ATGTCCGACGCTCCGATTACGCCTGCCCCCGCCGCTCCCGACTTTACCGCCCTTGGTTTGGCCGAGCCCTTGCAGCGAGCTTTGCAAGAGTTGGGCTACACCCAACCCACCGTCATTCAGGAGCAGGTAATACCGCTGGTGCTGGCCGGCCAGGACATTGCAGGACAGGCTCCTACGGGCTCGGGCAAAACCGCGGCCTACGGCTTGCCCCTGCTGCAAAAGCTTGATTTGCAGCTTGATGCCGTGCAAGCCATTGTGCTGGTGCCCGCCCGCGAGCTGGCCCTGCAAGGCCGCGACGAGCTCAAGCGCCTCGGCAAATACCTGCCCAACCTGCGGGTGGCGGCTTTTTACGGCGGCCACGGCTTTCAGGACGAGGCCAAAAGCCTGAAGCAAGCGCCCCACGTGATTGTGGCCACGCCCGGCCGCCTCTTCGACCACCTCGACCGCCGCACGTTCATCCCGAACAAGCTGCAGGTTCTGGTAATCGACGAAACGGACAAGCTGCTCGACCTGAAGTTTCAGGAGGCGCTGGCCAACATTGTAGCGCGCCTGCCGCGACGCCGCCAAACCCTGCTGTTTTCGGCCACCATGCCCGACAAGGTGCTCGATCTGGTGCGCAAGAACCTTACGCGTCCGCGCCACATCGAGGCCGGCGACACCGGCGAATCGTTGCCCGAGTCGCTGACGCTGCTGGGCTACGTGGGCGACGCCGAGAAGAAACCTGCCGCGCTGTTTCATATTCTGCAAAAGCCCGAAACCGGCCGCGCCCTCATCTTCTGCAACACGCGCCAGCGCTGCGAGGAGTTGGCCCGCTTCCTGAGCAGCCGCGGCGTAGCGGCCGAAGCCCTGCACGGCAAAATGCCTCAGCCCGAGCGCGACAAAGCCCTGCTGAAGCTGCGCAACGGCTCGGCCCTGGCCCTGGTAGCCACCGACGTAGCGGCCCGCGGCATCGACGTGCAGGACCTCGACACGGTTATTCAGTTTGAAATTGCTGACAAAGCCGACACGTTTCAGCACCGGGCTGGCCGCACCGCCCGCGCTGGCGCCACCGGCACGGCCCACATTTTGGCCACTCCGGCCGAGCAGTCCCAGGTGCAGCGCTGGCCGCTGTCGAAGGAAGTGAAATGGGATAAGCTACACGCCCCAGCGCTGCCGCCGGCTGCCAAAACCATTAAGCCCACCACCGTTACGCTGCACGTTTCGGCGGGCCGCAAAGACAAAGTAAGCGCCCACGACCTGGTAGGTGCCTTGGTGAACGTAGCGGGCCTGCAACGCGACGAGGTGGGCCGCATCGAAATTTTCGACCACTACAGCTACATCACCGTGCCGCGCGAGGCTAGCAAGGCCGTGCAATCAAGCATGGCCGGCGCACGCATCAAAGGCCAAAAAGTTCGGGTGACGGAAGTGCGGTAA
- a CDS encoding YihY/virulence factor BrkB family protein, with protein sequence MTKIRPTGRLHQRWPDVLVLLRRAGRELAAHDPLRLGAATAFFTTFALPPILILFISVLGSLYPASQVRALLLAKIADLVGATGAELLEQIVTNVVNIERNLVVSALGFVFLMFVATTLFVVIQNSLNDLWQVRPRLQKGRLGRVLRERSRSGMALAATALLSVVALLADSGLHLFGELVADLGQNLLLLLVQGLNSLISLLILAAWFGLVFRNLSHAYVPQPALWRGALLTGVLFEIGEQVLHLLLRPRNLGPIYGPASSVVLLLLFVFYSAMIFYFGASFTKVYAQYAGHPLRPKPSGVRYRLVNLPEPDQVPAPLPNATAE encoded by the coding sequence ATGACAAAAATACGCCCTACCGGCCGCCTGCACCAACGTTGGCCCGATGTACTTGTGTTGCTGCGCCGCGCCGGCCGCGAGTTGGCGGCGCACGATCCGCTGCGCTTGGGCGCCGCTACGGCTTTCTTTACCACTTTTGCCCTGCCGCCCATCCTCATTCTGTTCATCAGCGTGCTTGGGTCGTTGTACCCGGCCTCGCAGGTGCGGGCTTTGCTGCTGGCCAAAATTGCCGACCTGGTAGGCGCCACCGGCGCCGAGCTGCTCGAGCAAATCGTCACCAACGTGGTCAACATCGAGCGCAACCTAGTGGTGTCGGCCCTGGGTTTCGTGTTCCTGATGTTCGTGGCGACTACGTTGTTCGTGGTTATCCAAAACTCGCTTAACGACTTGTGGCAGGTGCGGCCGCGGCTGCAAAAAGGCCGGCTGGGGCGCGTACTGCGCGAACGGAGCCGCTCGGGCATGGCACTGGCGGCCACGGCGCTGCTGTCGGTGGTGGCCCTGCTGGCCGACTCGGGCCTGCACTTGTTTGGCGAGCTGGTGGCCGACCTAGGGCAAAACCTACTACTGCTATTGGTGCAGGGCCTTAACAGCCTCATTTCGCTGCTGATTTTGGCGGCGTGGTTTGGGCTGGTGTTCCGCAACCTCAGCCACGCCTACGTGCCCCAGCCGGCCCTGTGGCGCGGCGCGCTGCTTACGGGCGTGTTGTTTGAAATAGGCGAGCAGGTGCTGCACTTGCTGCTGCGCCCCCGCAACCTAGGGCCCATCTACGGGCCGGCTTCGTCGGTGGTGCTGCTGTTGCTGTTCGTGTTCTACTCCGCCATGATTTTCTACTTCGGCGCCAGCTTCACCAAAGTGTACGCCCAGTACGCCGGCCACCCGCTGCGCCCCAAGCCCTCGGGCGTGCGGTACCGGTTGGTGAACCTGCCGGAGCCCGACCAGGTGCCCGCACCGCTGCCCAACGCTACCGCCGAATAG
- a CDS encoding DUF2062 domain-containing protein, with amino-acid sequence MSSVITPTRSGFFRRRVLEPLLSQLRQGLSPTQLALTIALGTAFGLVPLLGVTSVLGTAVAVWLRLNVGAMLLISHLLSPVQLLLLLPLLRQGASLLGEPGGSQITLARVQYLLSHDWAAALQLFWRAEVGALILWLLGSVPVVLVLYAGLLPVLRGVARRQAAAQAAE; translated from the coding sequence ATGTCATCAGTTATTACGCCCACTCGTTCTGGTTTTTTTCGTCGTCGTGTACTGGAGCCGTTGCTAAGCCAACTGCGCCAAGGGCTTTCGCCCACGCAGTTGGCGCTTACCATTGCCCTCGGTACGGCTTTTGGGCTGGTGCCGCTGCTGGGCGTTACGAGCGTGCTAGGTACAGCGGTGGCCGTGTGGTTGCGGCTAAACGTGGGCGCCATGTTGCTCATCAGCCATTTGCTGAGCCCCGTGCAGCTGCTGCTGCTGTTGCCGCTGCTGCGCCAAGGCGCCAGCTTGCTTGGCGAGCCGGGCGGCTCGCAAATTACCTTGGCGCGGGTGCAATACCTGCTTAGCCACGATTGGGCGGCGGCCCTGCAGTTATTTTGGCGGGCCGAGGTGGGTGCGCTGATTTTGTGGCTGTTGGGCTCGGTGCCGGTGGTGCTGGTATTGTACGCGGGCCTGTTGCCGGTGCTGCGGGGCGTGGCGCGCCGCCAAGCCGCGGCGCAGGCGGCCGAATAG
- a CDS encoding enhanced serine sensitivity protein SseB C-terminal domain-containing protein, with protein sequence MGLFDFLKKKPADETAATPAPAQPAATTSAPAAPEAEDTKTAGGPRYQRPAFAAKSAAEMQPAAPALSSMPELPPMPEMPAMPPFDPKNNLENALLMASQDPQFRLAFYHELLNAEVLVLTAIPEGGQPGEITVDEGAEIQLQVLHDGRIPMFSSEERIIEGGASANEVAFIRVRGEGFLHMTKGAECVLNPFSPYGKLLVLPEIEDLLSGRIFAPPAEEAQGPQAQLVPMAEHPAELKTALQDFCAQHPHIEAVYLSDVLIEGEEAPTRMLLAFKVDGEDMEFLQELGPILQAHLPNQDTMDVARLSPDPNEPLTQYFNQQEPLYERTLA encoded by the coding sequence ATGGGTCTGTTTGACTTCCTGAAGAAAAAGCCCGCCGACGAAACGGCCGCAACCCCGGCGCCGGCCCAACCTGCTGCTACCACTTCTGCCCCTGCGGCCCCTGAGGCCGAGGATACCAAAACGGCTGGCGGCCCGCGCTACCAGCGCCCGGCCTTTGCGGCCAAATCGGCCGCCGAAATGCAGCCGGCCGCCCCGGCCTTGTCGTCGATGCCGGAGCTGCCGCCCATGCCCGAAATGCCGGCCATGCCGCCGTTCGACCCCAAGAACAACCTGGAAAATGCGTTGCTGATGGCTTCGCAGGACCCACAGTTCCGCCTTGCGTTTTACCACGAGCTGCTGAACGCCGAGGTGCTGGTGCTCACGGCCATCCCCGAAGGCGGCCAGCCCGGCGAAATCACCGTGGACGAAGGCGCCGAAATTCAGCTGCAAGTGCTGCACGACGGCCGCATTCCCATGTTCTCCTCGGAGGAGCGCATTATCGAAGGCGGCGCCTCGGCCAACGAGGTGGCGTTTATCCGGGTGCGCGGCGAAGGTTTCCTGCACATGACCAAGGGCGCCGAGTGCGTGCTCAACCCCTTCTCGCCCTACGGCAAACTGCTGGTACTGCCCGAAATCGAAGACCTGCTCAGCGGCCGCATTTTTGCGCCGCCCGCCGAGGAGGCCCAAGGTCCGCAAGCCCAGCTGGTGCCCATGGCCGAGCACCCCGCCGAGCTGAAAACAGCGCTGCAGGATTTTTGCGCCCAGCACCCCCACATCGAGGCGGTGTACCTCTCCGATGTGCTGATCGAAGGCGAAGAAGCCCCCACCCGCATGTTGCTGGCCTTTAAGGTTGATGGCGAGGACATGGAGTTCCTGCAAGAGCTGGGCCCCATTTTGCAAGCCCACCTGCCCAACCAAGATACCATGGACGTGGCTCGCCTGAGCCCCGACCCCAACGAGCCGCTCACGCAGTACTTCAACCAGCAAGAGCCGCTGTACGAGCGCACCCTGGCTTAA
- a CDS encoding c-type cytochrome, which yields MALRPTPALLRSAVLLAAAALALPSCFTDRQNEGQKLYANHCASCHGDQGQGLRRLIPPVAGADYLTKYRADLPCLIRRGQQGPIVVNGVHYNQVMPGHEDLTDSQITNLLNYVQSAWGNKGEKYTIREVSELLDRCQGSDGQ from the coding sequence ATGGCCCTTCGTCCTACTCCTGCTTTGCTGCGCTCGGCGGTGTTGCTGGCCGCTGCCGCCTTGGCTTTGCCTAGCTGCTTTACCGACCGCCAGAACGAGGGGCAAAAGCTGTACGCCAACCATTGCGCCAGCTGCCACGGCGACCAGGGCCAGGGCTTGCGCCGCCTGATTCCGCCCGTGGCCGGCGCCGATTACCTCACCAAGTACCGCGCCGACCTTCCCTGCCTTATTCGGCGCGGGCAACAAGGGCCCATTGTGGTAAATGGCGTGCACTACAACCAAGTAATGCCCGGCCACGAAGACCTTACCGACTCGCAGATTACCAACCTGCTGAACTACGTGCAGTCGGCGTGGGGCAACAAGGGCGAGAAGTACACCATCCGCGAGGTAAGCGAACTGCTCGACCGTTGCCAGGGCTCCGATGGCCAATAG
- a CDS encoding SCO family protein, whose protein sequence is MMFRSSFFRSLLGLATAALLLPACQSGNTKQTTARLPYLGEPDVAAPGDTVYPRIPSFTLLNQDSVTVTPATLAGKVYVADFFFTTCPSICPKMSSEMLRVYEKYKNDPRVGFVSHTIDPEHDTLPVLRDYAQRLGVQNAQQWHFVTAPRDTIYRLAGKYMAAVERDKTAPGGAVHNGAFALVDTQGHVRGLYDGINPQEVDRLLKDLPVLLEEVAPGKATAAK, encoded by the coding sequence ATGATGTTTCGTTCCTCGTTTTTCCGCTCGCTGCTGGGTTTGGCTACGGCCGCCCTGCTCCTGCCCGCCTGCCAATCGGGCAACACCAAACAAACCACCGCCCGCCTGCCCTACCTCGGCGAACCCGACGTAGCGGCCCCCGGCGACACGGTGTACCCGCGCATCCCGAGCTTTACGCTGCTCAACCAGGATAGCGTAACCGTAACGCCCGCCACGCTGGCCGGCAAGGTGTACGTGGCCGATTTCTTCTTCACCACCTGCCCCAGCATCTGCCCCAAAATGTCGAGCGAGATGCTGCGCGTGTACGAGAAATACAAAAACGATCCGCGCGTGGGCTTCGTGTCGCACACCATCGACCCCGAGCACGACACCCTGCCCGTGCTGCGCGATTATGCCCAGCGCCTAGGCGTGCAAAATGCCCAGCAGTGGCACTTCGTTACGGCCCCGCGCGACACCATTTACCGCTTGGCCGGGAAGTACATGGCCGCCGTGGAGCGCGACAAAACCGCCCCCGGCGGGGCCGTGCACAACGGCGCTTTCGCGCTCGTCGACACGCAAGGCCACGTGCGCGGCCTCTACGACGGCATCAACCCGCAAGAGGTCGACCGTTTGCTGAAGGATTTGCCCGTGTTGCTTGAAGAAGTAGCGCCCGGCAAAGCCACCGCCGCCAAGTAA
- a CDS encoding DUF4112 domain-containing protein codes for MASSASIQHRYTNVRPNLPADTDARLRWVDHVAHLMDSQFRLPGTNFRFGLDPLLGLVPVVGDLGSFAVSAALIMTMVRHGASRKVIILMVLNVLLDTTVGSTPIIGNLFDFAYKSNERNVRLLRRHYAEGRHQGRGTGILVVVAVGLLLMFGLVAWGLAKAVMWLWQYGEQHWAF; via the coding sequence ATGGCTTCTTCCGCTTCCATACAGCACCGTTACACCAACGTGCGCCCCAACCTGCCGGCCGATACCGATGCCCGCCTGCGCTGGGTCGACCACGTGGCGCACCTCATGGACAGCCAGTTCCGGCTGCCCGGCACCAACTTCCGCTTCGGCCTCGACCCGCTCCTGGGCCTCGTTCCGGTGGTGGGCGACCTAGGCTCGTTCGCCGTTTCGGCCGCGCTCATCATGACGATGGTACGCCACGGGGCCTCGCGCAAAGTCATTATCCTCATGGTGCTGAACGTGCTGCTCGATACCACCGTCGGCAGTACTCCCATCATCGGCAATCTGTTCGACTTCGCATACAAAAGCAACGAGCGCAACGTGCGCCTGCTGCGCCGCCACTACGCCGAGGGCCGGCACCAGGGCCGCGGCACGGGCATATTGGTAGTGGTGGCCGTGGGCTTGCTGCTGATGTTCGGGCTGGTGGCCTGGGGCCTTGCGAAAGCGGTGATGTGGCTGTGGCAGTACGGCGAGCAACACTGGGCCTTTTAG
- a CDS encoding diadenylate cyclase codes for MWEYQSLFRVSAQLFAEGIFNLLDRTLRPDVFLVGLAVSRSAEAPDAVRLETASHDYTTADFAYVKERAASLEREGAYEPVYHLYHEEQDRLEKHRWYLLLRRALELELEGKANQLGRRLFCSMPVLLNGYLIMAVLQLAAEPFGSYHALPANAKTPDARPVSLLHAVVREFLLDCSKALRGTDLDQEEDRPILDRDYNELLRAAGRRFMHAPSSGNHGLYDACNGIAALRHEGIEGKGTMLIARRNHPAVVPVLMLEAPVPLRDHRSVRKLLEMSEGRTALISDGTQVFGLGHLAEPSDEQYEPLFMVRFTTHHNWELSHANQLMMRVLSGTPRLPQARINELFFAATIERLWPNLDTSTVENLWELTMKATTQRTGTILVVSENAAAEAKRLTRQSFRVAPRFITPSVLCLVTNIDGAVLIDPQGTCFAIGAILDGLATEKGDSSRGSRYNSAVRYVESARYPTLAVVVSEDGWIDLLSSKK; via the coding sequence ATGTGGGAATACCAAAGTTTGTTTCGGGTCTCGGCGCAGTTGTTTGCCGAGGGCATATTTAACCTGCTCGATCGTACGCTGCGGCCCGATGTGTTTTTAGTAGGCTTGGCCGTGTCGCGGAGCGCTGAGGCGCCGGATGCCGTTCGCCTCGAAACCGCCTCGCACGACTACACCACGGCCGATTTCGCTTACGTGAAAGAGCGGGCGGCCTCGCTCGAGCGCGAAGGCGCCTACGAGCCCGTGTACCACCTTTACCACGAAGAGCAAGACCGCCTCGAAAAGCACCGCTGGTACTTGCTGCTGCGCCGGGCGCTGGAGCTGGAGCTCGAAGGCAAGGCCAACCAGCTGGGCCGGCGGCTTTTTTGCTCCATGCCGGTGCTCCTGAACGGGTACCTCATTATGGCTGTGCTGCAGCTGGCGGCCGAGCCCTTTGGCAGCTACCACGCCCTGCCGGCCAACGCCAAAACGCCCGACGCCCGCCCCGTGTCGTTGCTGCACGCGGTGGTGCGCGAGTTTCTGCTCGATTGCAGCAAGGCTTTGCGCGGCACCGACCTCGACCAGGAAGAAGACCGGCCCATACTCGACCGCGACTACAACGAACTGCTGCGCGCCGCGGGCCGCCGCTTTATGCACGCGCCCTCGAGCGGCAACCACGGCCTCTACGATGCCTGCAACGGCATTGCCGCTTTGCGGCACGAAGGCATTGAAGGCAAAGGCACCATGCTTATTGCGCGGCGCAACCACCCAGCCGTGGTGCCCGTGCTCATGCTGGAAGCCCCCGTACCCTTGCGCGACCACCGCTCCGTGCGCAAGTTGCTCGAAATGAGCGAGGGCCGCACCGCGCTTATTTCCGATGGCACGCAGGTTTTTGGCCTAGGTCACCTGGCCGAGCCTTCCGACGAGCAGTACGAGCCGCTGTTTATGGTGCGCTTTACCACCCACCACAACTGGGAGCTAAGCCACGCCAACCAGCTGATGATGCGCGTACTATCGGGCACGCCGCGCTTGCCGCAGGCCCGCATCAACGAGCTGTTTTTTGCTGCTACCATCGAGCGTTTGTGGCCCAACCTCGACACCAGCACCGTTGAGAACCTGTGGGAGTTGACCATGAAAGCCACCACGCAGCGCACCGGCACCATTCTGGTGGTATCGGAAAACGCCGCTGCCGAGGCCAAACGCCTTACCCGCCAGAGCTTTCGGGTGGCGCCTAGGTTTATCACGCCCTCGGTGCTGTGCCTCGTTACCAACATCGACGGCGCCGTGCTCATCGATCCGCAAGGCACGTGCTTTGCCATCGGGGCCATTCTCGACGGGCTGGCCACCGAAAAAGGCGACTCCTCGCGCGGTTCGCGCTACAACTCGGCCGTGCGCTACGTCGAAAGTGCCCGCTACCCTACCTTGGCCGTGGTAGTAAGCGAAGACGGCTGGATCGACTTGCTCTCCTCGAAGAAATAA